One Engystomops pustulosus chromosome 7, aEngPut4.maternal, whole genome shotgun sequence DNA window includes the following coding sequences:
- the ZNF106 gene encoding zinc finger protein 106, which translates to MVRERKCILCEIVYSSKKEMDEHMRSMLHHRELENLQGRDCSHECRVCRVTVVGLSTYAKHISSQLHKDNVDAQEKEEQEEAEEEYFDKELIQLIKKRKEQSRQEEACNSSKGPETDKYQRRRDDRLSYQEPGPQEWHRDPSDRNWQWQNDCFSNPRQGFLHPALNHNPNRHPRGRAGWHMNNPSNRHLTHVNVGGSWHSNAGGATSWHQRSTNRNFHWLQEGNGNFPNQHPRNCGGNWPSNSYSGNQWNFNGKIDAFPQGRNRPSRHCDTAQERDPRWGSKNCTSTSFCKERFKWKKMENKTSNSKSCPNSSKNSSKISDSSVSSKVSTTKAKDDLPNLVKATDDFTSDQHIEDNFSGFKISDNLDFSSKKSTLCFEKSNNALRDKPHRWSPYPSQKVSETQPVTPQSVDKDLDDHTEETKETKSGDPETDQIVGAKNVPDPGPEQCERKKTDHGEPKSLRMPSLKSPLRSILDVKASALKRDQKNPLKGVKLNPLTLFGERQNRLSALNLEMVRSNSYISKLRSASKNAKTNQETQDGGKKEPVETLSEVLRKAKEMLRSSQAIQSPYIQSVDDTPNNQDTTTAEASKNSFQPSTFSDDTLEDVSDDDLFCCGDKVVNNSYANFKEERDENLKCYVSSLDKSISPNHPESHDDENNRNSHLCQDYHDVDSLENVSDLDLPKGATHSPNTILPELSKLGLPASLQRDLTRHISSRSKTGSHLPEPNLNSARRIRNVSGHRKSETDKDSGLKPTLRQILNASRRNINWEQVMQHVTKKKQELGKGLPRFGIEMVAQVQSEQEGLDFDEESDLGIESYHWESITTGPMGSSRKRSLSESSVVVEKASVFTIFSSHSTESCGEHRNRNPTPQLATNGHILSATRPTKQEEQQDHLLQLSPAGDTTDLCNPVFSETPQSQRSNEETCAASDGLRTCQSVCTDVVLSTAAFIEAVHADGATDSCTSGTEQYEGPGVGKKRRATGDGSCPETSNLERNTKRRKIRGRKERSQVDQLLNISLREEELNNSLQGVDNNLLQARAALQAAYMEVQRLMVIKQQITMEMSAMRTQRIQILQGLQETYDPSNDGEEGASSGLLTPVMSPGNIFPFHLETPGYPSPCAESASPILPSSVPMCASPATAIPDSSIVIKQEPLSPVMLEENMATAQLLPLPQPTQARATPPLQTHGESSQNTSVYPVITASMSLSELTSPFPPVGKTSVSTATSPHLCGSQKTDSDSTENRPAPVQSPHEGQALTYTISTQEATCSAGPTDQGQATVIMIETKSGKKKKKLRKKKTLRAAHVPENSDTEQDIGACKPVRKVKCRRPSKETTVSTSTSVEQEGDTASQEAELNREDSDSNIEVMEIRNPRFEVVEVESHSDDEKPDSPSKIEDFARLKQGDNDEVTSTSELGTNYSEEISRSEATSRRGSSGAVKMSSEVSSEPGEEEQPTEGSFEGHKASVNGLQIFDGTLYTCSADKSVRAYNLVTRKCEGVFEGHTSKVNCLLVTQTHEKNAVLYTGSSDQTVRCYCIKSRQCIQTLDLGERVLCLHVRWKILYVGLANGTVVTFSIKNNKKIDVFECHGPRAVSCMATAQEGARRLLLVGSYDCTISVRDAKNGLLLRTLEGHTKTVLCMKVVNDLVFSGSSDQSVHAHNIHTGELVRIYKGHNHAVTVVNILGNVMVTACLDKFVRVYELQSHDRLQVYGGHSDMIMCMAIHKSMIYTGCYDGSVQAVSLNLMQNYRCWWHGCSLIFGVAEHLKHHILNDHTNPNFQSLKCRWKNCDAFFTARRGSKQDAIGHIERHAEEDSLIHM; encoded by the exons ATGGTGCGGGAACGAAAATGCATCTTGTGCGAAATTGTGTACAGTTCCAAAAAG GAAATGGATGAACACATGCGTAGCATGCTCCATCACCGGGAGCTGGAGAACTTGCAGGGCAG AGACTGCAGCCATGAATGCCGGGTCTGCAGGGTGACGGTGGTGGGCCTATCGACTTACGCCAAGCACATCTCAAGCCAGCTACATAAGGATAATGTCGATGCCCAGGAAAAGGAAGAACAGGAGGAGGCCGAAGAGGAATACTTTGACAAGGAACTCATCCAATTGATTAAGAAGAGGAAGGAACAGAGCCG GCAAGAGGAGGCATGCAACTCCTCCAAAGGACCAGAAACTGATAAATATCAGAGGAGGAGAGATGACCGTCTATCATATCAAGAACCAGGCCCACAAGAGTGGCACCGAGATCCATCTGATAGGAACTGGCAGTGGCAAAATGACTGCTTTAGTAATCCAAGGCAGGGTTTCCTTCATCCTGCTCTAAACCACAATCCTAATAGACATCCAAGAGGGAGAGCTGGTTGGCATATGAACAATCCTTCAAATCGACATTTGACCCATGTTAATGTTGGAGGCTCTTGGCACTCAAATGCAGGGGGGGCAACCAGCTGGCACCAAAGAAGCACAAATAGAAATTTCCATTGGCTTCAAGAAGGTAATGGAAATTTTCCCAACCAGCATCCCAGAAACTGTGGTGGAAACTGGCCGTCTAATTCATACAGCGGTAACCAGTGGAACTTTAATGGTAAGATTGATGCGTTTCCTCAAGGAAGAAACCGACCATCAAGACATTGCGACACTGCTCAGGAAAGGGATCCTAGGTGGGGCTCAAAAAATTGTACATCCACCTCTTTCTGTAAAGAAAGGTTCAAATGGAAAAAGATGGAAAATAAAACCAGCAACAGCAAATCTTGTCCAAATTCAAGTAAAAACTCATCAAAAATATCAGATAGCTCTGTCAGTTCTAAGGTGAGCACTACAAAAGCGAAAGATGACTTGCCAAACCTTGTGAAGGCAACGGACGATTTCACAAGCGATCAACACATAGAGGACAACTTTTCGGGGTTTAAAATTTCAGACAATTTAGACTTTTCATCCAAAAAATCTACGCTCTGCTTTGAGAAGAGCAATAACGCTTTGAGAGATAAACCCCACCGATGGTCTCCTTACCCGTCACAAAAAGTCTCCGAAACTCAGCCAGTAACTCCACAATCTGTAGACAAGGACCTAGATGATCACACAGAGGAGACCAAAGAGACCAAGAGTGGAGATCCAGAAACAGACCAAATAGTGGGAGCCAAAAATGTGCCTGATCCCGGTCCTGAACAATGTGAACGCAAGAAAACCGACCACGGCGAACCCAAGAGCCTCCGCATGCCTTCACTAAAATCCCCGTTACGTAGCATACTCGATGTGAAAGCCTCGGCtctaaaaagagatcaaaagaaCCCTTTAAAAGGTGTAAAGCTGAATCCTTTAACATTGTTTGGGGAGAGACAGAATCGATTAAGTGCCCTTAATTTAGAAATGGTTAGGTCCAACTCTTATATATCCAAGTTGCGGAGCGCGTCAAAAAACGCCAAGACTAATCAAGAAACCCAAGACGGCGGCAAGAAGGAACCTGTAGAGACTCTTAGCGAGGTGCTACGCAAGGCCAAAGAGATGCTCCGCAGTAGCCAGGCCATTCAGAGTCCATACATACAGTCTGTAGACGATACGCCTAACAATCAAGACACCACAACAGCGGAGGCATCGAAAAATTCCTTCCAGCCCAGCACTTTCTCTGATGATACCTTAGAAGACGTGAGCGACGATGACTTGTTCTGTTGTGGGGATAAAGTAGTCAACAATTCTTATGCAAATTTCAAAGAAGAGAGAGATGAAAACCTAAAATGTTACGTCTCTTCTTTAGACAAGTCTATCTCGCCCAATCACCCCGAGTCCCACGATGATGAAAATAACAGAAATTCTCATCTCTGTCAAGACTATCACGACGTGGACAGCTTAGAAAACGTTTCCGATCTTGACCTACCGAAAGGTGCTACACATTCGCCCAATACAATTTTACCGGAGTTAAGCAAACTAGGTCTACCTGCTTCCCTCCAGCGAGATCTGACCAGACACATTAGTTCACGAAGCAAAACCGGATCCCATCTCCCTGAGCCCAACCTCAACAGTGCGCGGCGCATCCGAAACGTGAGCGGCCATCGCAAGAGTGAGAccgacaaggattcaggtctTAAACCAACCCTAAGGCAAATTCTGAATGCTTCGAGAAGGAACATAAATTGGGAACAGGTCATGCAGCATGTGACCAAGAAGAAGCAGGAACTAGGCAAAGGTTTACCAAG ATTTGGTATAGAAATGGTAGCACAGGTTCAAAGTGAACAAGAAGGTCTTGACTTTGATGAAGAATCAGACTTGGGGATTGAAAGTTACCATTGGGAATCCATCACGACAGGTCCAATGGGTTCATCACGGAAGCGGAGCCTCTCTGAAAGCAGTGTCGTGGTGGAAAAGGCCTCCGTTTTTACCATTTTTAGCAGCCACAGCACAGAGTCGTGTGGTGAACACCGCAATCGCAATCCTACTCCGCAGCTAGCGACAAATGGACATATACTGTCCGCAACCCGTCCTACAAAGCAGGAAGAGCAGCAAGACCATCTCCTTCAGCTTTCTCCTGCAGGGGACACTACAGATCTTTGTAACCCAGTATTTTCTGAAACCCCACAAAGTCAGAGGAGCAATGAGGAAACCTGTGCAGCCTCAGATGGCTTGCGCACGTGTCAGAGCGTTTGTACAGATGTGGTTCTCAGTACTGCTGCATTTATCGAAGCCGTTCATGCCGATGGAGCCACTGATAGCTGTACATCCGGCACTGAACAGTATGAAGGTCCCGGGGTCGGAAAGAAAAGAAGGGCCACGGGG GATGGTTCCTGCCCTGAAACCTCAAACCTTGAAAGAAACACTAAAAGAAGGAAAATTCGTGGAAGGAAAG AACGTTCCCAGGTCGATCAACTATTAAACATCTCCTTAAGAGAAGAAGAGCTGAACAATTCACTCCAGGGAGTCGATAACAACCTTCTACAGGCTCGAGCTGCTCTGCAAGCGGCTTACATGGAGGTTCAGCGTCTGATGGTTATTAAACAGCAG ataacAATGGAGATGAGCGCCATGAGGACACAGAGAATCCAGATTCTGCAAGGATTACAAG AGACTTACGATCCTTCCAATGATGGTGAAGAAGGAGCCAGCAGCGGGTTGCTGACACCAGTGATGTCTCCAGGGAACATATTTCCTTTTCACTTGGAGACTCCAGGTTATCCATCACCATGCGCCGAGTCAGCCAGCCCCATCCTGCCATCTTCTGTCCCCATGTGCGCCTCCCCAGCCACTGCTATTCCTGATTCATCTATAGTAATAAAGCAAGAGCCACTTTCACCTGTAATGTTAGAGGAGAACATGGCCACAGCACAGCTGCTGCCGCTACCTCAACCTACCCAGGCACGGGCCACTCCTCCACTACAGACTCACG gtgaaaGTAGTCAAAATACTTCTGTGTATCCAGTTATAACAGCCTCTATGTCTCTTTCGGAGTTAACCAGCCCGTTTCCACCTGTGGGTAAGACAAGTGTATCTACAGCTACATCACCCCATTTATGTGGCTCACAAAAGACGGACTCTGACAGCACAGAGAACCGTCCCGCTCCTGTTCAGAGTCCTCACGAAGGCCAAGCTCTGACATACACTATATCAACACAAGAGGCCACGTGTTCAGCAGGCCCTACAGATCAGGGACAGGCTACCGTCATCATGATTGAGACAAAatcggggaaaaaaaagaaaaaattgcgcAAGAAGAAGACCTTAAGAGCTGCCCATGTACCCGAAAATAGCGACACCGAGCAGGACATAGGGGCATGCAAGCCAGTGAGAAAGGTCAAGTGTAGAAGACCATCCAAGGAGACCACTGTCAGCACCTCCACTTCTGTAGAACAGGAAGGTGACACCGCATCGCAGGAGGCCGAGCTCAACCGAGAGGACAGCGATTCCAACATCGAAGTGATGGAGATAAGGAATCCTCGGTTTGAGGTGGTGGAGGTAGAATCCCATTCTGATGATGAAAAACCAGACAGTCCATCTAAGATCGAAGATTTTGCACGATTAAAACAGGGGGATAATGATGAAGTAACATCTACTAGTGAACTTGGCACAAACTATTCGGAAGAAATCTCAAGAAG TGAGGCTACATCTCGCAGAGGCTCTAGCGGTGCAGTTAAGATGTCATCGG AAGTCTCATCGGAACCCGGTGAAGAGGAGCAGCCTACAGAAGGCAGCTTCGAGGGCCATAAAGCATCTGTTAATGGTCTTCAGATCTTCGATGGAACGCTGTACACATGTTCTGCGGACAAATCCGTGCGCGCTTACAACCTTGTG ACTCGTAAATGTGAAGGTGTCTTTGAAGGACATACATCAAAAGTCAATTGCCTTCTTGTGACTCAGACACATGAGAAGAATGCGGTGCTGTATACCGGATCTAGCGACCAAACAGTCCGATGCTACTGTATTAAG TCCCGGCAGTGTATTCAGACATTAGATCTTGGAGAACGAGTCCTGTGTCTGCATGTAAGATGGAAAATCCTCTATGTGGGACTTGCCAATGGAACGGTGGTCACGTTCTCTATCAAG aataaCAAGAAGATTGACGTGTTTGAGTGCCACGGCCCGCGGGCAGTAAGCTGTATGGCAACCGCTCAGGAAGGGGCTAGAAGATTACTGCTAGTCGGTTCTTATGATTGTACCATCAGCGTTCGAGATGCCAAGAATGGTCTTCTGCTTCGCACTCTAGAAGGTCACACCAAAACTGTCCTATGCATGAAG GTTGTCAATGACTTGGTGTTCAGCGGGTCAAGCGATCAGTCTGTCCATGCTCACAACATTCAT ACGGGGGAACTGGTGCGAATTTACAAAGGTCACAATCACGCTGTCACAGTGGTTAATATCCTGGGGAATGTCATGGTGACGGCCTGCTTGGATAAGTTTGTTCGGGTGTATGAGTTACag TCACACGACCGGTTACAAGTCTATGGAGGACATTCGGATATGATCATGTGTATGGCAATCCACAAAAGCATG ATTTACACCGGCTGCTATGACGGTAGTGTCCAAGCTGTGAGTCTGAACCTGATGCAGAACTATCGCTGCTGG TGGCATGGATGTTCACTCATTTTTGGTGTTGCTGAACATCTCAAACACCACATACTAAACGATCACACAAATCCAAACTTCCAGTCTCTGAAGTGCAGGTGGAAGAACTGTGATGCCTTCTTCACGGCCCGCAGAGGCTCCAAACAG